One Paralichthys olivaceus isolate ysfri-2021 chromosome 21, ASM2471397v2, whole genome shotgun sequence genomic window carries:
- the g6pc1a.2 gene encoding glucose-6-phosphatase catalytic subunit 1, with product MLNAVMDALQGFGVSSTHYLQTNYQDAQGLFLWVSWAADLRNTFFIFFPLWFHLRASVGIKLIWVAVIGDWLNLVFKWILFGERPYWWVHETAHYANTVPPHIEQYPMTCETGPGSPSGHAMGAAGVYYTLVTSILALMISKKKYGSKKSTNKEWYLKAVLWTLFWGVQVCVCLSRVFIAAHFPHQVVAGVITGMIVAEAFNRTQWIYSASMKKYFYTTFFLTSFAVGFYLLLKALGVDLLWTLEKAHKWCVRPEWVHMDSTPFASLLRNMGTLFGLGLGLHSPLYTETKKSSSRLVKAGCVVSSLLLLHLFDSFKPPTHTAALFYLLSFCKSATVPLVTVSIIPYCVNGALSLQNKKGV from the exons ATGCTGAACGCTGTCATGGACGCCCTGCAGGGTTTTGGGGTGAGCAGCACCCACTACCTGCAGACCAACTACCAGGACGCCCAGGGCTTGTTTCTCTGGGTGTCCTGGGCGGCAGACCTCAGGAACaccttcttcatcttcttcccgCTTTGGTTTCACCTGCGAGCCTCCGTGGGCATCAAGCTCATCTGGGTGGCCGTGATCGGAGACTGGCTGAACTTGGTGTTTAAATG gatTCTGTTTGGGGAGAGGCCTTACTGGTGGGTCCACGAGACGGCTCACTATGCAAACACCGTCCCTCCTCACATCGAGCAGTACCCCATGACCTGTGAGACTGGGCCAG GCAGCCCCTCTGGTCACGCCATGGGAGCCGCTGGTGTCTACTACACGCTGGTGACCTCCATCCTCGCCCTCATGATCAGCAAGAAGAAATATGGAAGCAAGAAATCCACCAACAAAGAGTG GTACCTGAAGGCCGTTCTGTGGACGCTGTTTTGGGGagtccaggtgtgtgtgtgtctctccaggGTCTTCATCGCCGCCCACTTTCCCCACCAGGTCGTTGCCGGGGTTATCACAG GTATGATCGTGGCTGAAGCCTTCAACAGAACCCAGTGGATCTACAGCGCCAGCATGAAGAAGTATTTCTACACCACCTTCTTCTTGACCTCCTTCGCTGTCGGCTTCTACCTGCTGCTCAAAGCTCTGGGTGTGGACCTGCTGTGGACCCTGGAGAAAGCCCACAAGTGGTGCGTCAGGCCCGAGTGGGTCCACATGGACAGCACGCCCTTCGCCAGCCTCCTGCGGAACATGGGCACCCTGTTCGGCCTGGGCCTGGGCCTGCACTCGCCGCTCTACACGGAGACTAAGAAGAGCAGCAGCCGGTTGGTGAAAGCGGGCTGCGTCGTCAGctccctgctcctgctgcacCTGTTCGACTCCTTCAAGCCTCCCACTCACACCGCGGCCCTCTTCTACCTGCTGTCCTTCTGCAAGAGCGCCACCGTGCCTCTGGTCACCGTCAGCATCATCCCCTACTGCGTGAACGGAGCCCTGAGCCTGCAGAACAAGAAGGGAGTGTGA
- the psme3 gene encoding proteasome activator complex subunit 3, with amino-acid sequence MSSLLKVDNEIKTKVDAFRERITAEAEDLVANFFPKKLLELDHFLKDPIINITELKEIHSDINLTVPDPILLSNLHDGLEAQNAKKRKLEDGGGEDMVTGTKVFVMPGGMMKSNANLVDLIEKVKPEIRTLIEKCNTVKMWVQLLIPRIEDGNNFGVSIQEETVAELRTVEGEAASYLDQISRYYITRAKLVSKIAKYPHVEDYRRTVTEIDEKEYISLKIIVSELRNQYVTLHDMILKNIEKIKRPRSSNAEALY; translated from the exons ATGTCTTCACTCCTCAAGGTGGACAATGAAATCAAAACCAAG GTCGATGCATTCCGTGAACGTATCACTGCAGAA gcAGAAGATCTAGTTGCAAATTTTTTCCCAAAGAAGTTGCTGGAGCTTGATCACTTCCTGAAG GATCCAATCATAAACatcactgagctgaaggagATCCACTCGGATATTAACCTGACGGTGCCAGACCCCATCCTGCTCTCAAACCTGCATGATGGACTAGAAGCG CAAAATGCCAaaaagaggaagctggaggatgGAGGTGGTGAAGATATGG TGACTGGCACCAAGGTGTTCGTCATGCCTGGTGGGATGATGAAGAGCAACGCAAACCTTGTTGATCTTATTGAAAAGGTCAAGCCAGAGATCAGGACACTCATAGAGAAATGTAACACA gtcAAGATGTGGGTCCAGCTGCTCATCCCAAGGATAGAGGACGGCAACAACTTCGGTGTGTCGATCCAGGAGGAGACGGTAGCTGAACTCAGAACAGTTGAGGGCGAGGCAGCATCTTATCTCGACCAGATATCAAG ATATTACATCACAAGGGCCAAGCTGGTTTCTAAAATAGCAAAATATCCACATGTG GAGGACTATCGGCGCACAGTAACTGAGATTGATGAGAAGGAATACATCAGTCTGAAGATCATAGTCTCCGAGCTCAGAAATCAATAC GTAACGTTACACGATATGATCCTGAAGAACATTGAGAAGATCAAGAGGCCTCGAAGCAGTAACGCAGAAGCCCTGTACTGA
- the g6pc1a.1 gene encoding glucose-6-phosphatase a, catalytic subunit, tandem duplicate 1 has protein sequence MDLFHSWGVELAVHLQTRYSSYGGIFNLASTVADLHTTFFWLFPVWFHLRRDTGLRLIWVAVIGDWLNLVLKWVLFGERPYWWVHETRFYGANPVPPLQQFPFTCETGPGSPSGHAMGAAAVWYVMVTALLSMATEQRCKPLLYKLLQMGLWMLMGLVELVVCMSRVYMAAHFPHQVISGVITGVLVAEVVSKEKWIYSASMKKYFFTTFFLTSFAVGFYLLLKALGVDLLWTLEKAQRWCVRPEWVHMDSTPFASLLRNMGTLFGLGLGLHSPLHSEKKNRSVASKAACIVISLILLQLLDGWTFSSGNHMTFYFLSFGKSAVALLIPTTVVPSVLCRICRGKKEEKNL, from the exons ATGGATCTTTTCCACAGCTGGGGGGTTGAGCTGGCCGTCCACCTGCAGACCAGATACAGCAGCTACGGGGGCATTTTCAACCTGGCGTCCACGGTGGCCGATCTGCACACCACGTTCTTCTGGTTGTTCCCGGTGTGGTTCCACCTGCGCAGGGACACAGGGCTCAGGCTCATCTGGGTGGCTGTGATCGGGGACTGGCTCAATTTGGTCCTGAAATG GGTTCTTTTCGGGGAGAGACCCTACTGGTGGGTTCACGAGACCCGGTTCTATGGAGCAAATCCggttcctcctctgcagcagttCCCCTTCACATGTGAGACTGGACCAG GAAGTCCATCAGGTCACGCTATGGGTGCAGCTGCCGTCTGGTACGTGATGGTCACAGCGCTCCTCTCTATGGCCACAGAGCAGCGATGTAAACCTTTACTGTACAA ACTCCTGCAGATGGGCCTGTGGATGCTGATGGGCCTGGTGGAGCTGGTGGTCTGCATGTCAAGGGTCTACATGGCCGCACACTTCCCACACCAGGTGATCTCTGGAGTCATCACAG GTGTACTCGTGGCTGAAGTTGTCTCCAAGGAGAAATGGATCTACAGCGCCAGCATGAAGAAGTATTTCTTCACCACCTTCTTCTTGACCTCCTTCGCTGTCGGCTTCTACCTGCTGCTCAAAGCTCTGGGCGTGGACCTGCTGTGGACCCTGGAGAAAGCCCAGAGGTGGTGCGTCAGGCCCGAGTGGGTCCACATGGACAGCACGCCCTTCGCCAGCCTCCTGCGGAACATGGGCACCCTGTTCGGCCTGGGCCTGGGCCTGCACTCGCCGCTCCACagtgagaagaagaacagaagcGTTGCTTCCAAGGCGGCATGCATTGTAATCTCTCTGATCCTGCTTCAGCTgctggatggatggacattCTCCTCAGGAAACCACATGACTTTCTATTTCCTGTCTTTCGGAAAGAGCGCTGTTGCACTTTTAATCCCAACCACTGTGGTGCCGTCGGTTCTGTGCAGGATttgcagaggaaagaaagaagagaagaactTGTAA